The proteins below come from a single Xiphophorus hellerii strain 12219 chromosome 14, Xiphophorus_hellerii-4.1, whole genome shotgun sequence genomic window:
- the LOC116733334 gene encoding tripartite motif-containing protein 16-like translates to MAQKGVQMDSKVSCCICLDLLKDPVTISCGHSYCMNCIKDLWDGKDQKGIHSCLYCRKTSTLRRTLKKNTIPEQWVEDTKKTELKDAPADHYFTGHENVTCDICTGKQMKAVKSCLVCLVSYCESHLQPHYDVAQFKKHKLVNPSKKLEEHICSRHDEVMKIFCHTDQKCICYLCLMDEHKGHEAVQVAAGRAEKQKELEVKQRKIQQRIQDREKDVKLLQQEVEAINVSADKAVEDSEKIFTELIRLLQKRRSDVKQQIRSQQETEVSRVKDVQEKLEQEITELKRKDAELEQLSHTEDHNQFLHNYLSLPALSESTHSSSIKIRPLRHFEDVTAAVSDAKRVLEGVLTEIKTNISLTVSKVDVLLPEPEPKTRADFLKYSQEITLDPNTANKFLLLSDRNRKVTLMKQQQLYEDHPERFTYFCEVLSRESLTGRCYWEVEWKGGEIEVAITYKNISRAGTSEKCGFGLNDRSWALHCDANSYSCSYNNVKTPVSGPVSSRVGVYLNYKLGVLCFYSISKKMTLLHRVQTTFTQPLYAGLWLLDYGTTAELIRVK, encoded by the coding sequence ATGGCACAGAAAGGAGTTCAGATGGATTCTAAAGTCTCCTGTTGCATCTGtctggatctactgaaggatccAGTGACTATTtcctgtggacacagctactgCATGAACTGTATTAAAGACTTATGGGATGGAAAAGACCAGAAGGGAATCCACAGCTGCCTTTATTGCAGGAAAACTTCTACACTGAGGCGTACCTTGAAGAAAAACACCATACCAGAACAGTGGGTGGAGGATACAAAGAAGACTGAACTCAAAGATGCTCCAGCTGATCACTATTTTACTGGACATGAAAATGTGACCTGTGACATTTGCACTGGAAAGCAGATGAAAGCTGTCAAGTCctgtctggtttgtttggtttcttaCTGTGAAAGTCACCTCCAACCTCATTATGATGTTGCTCAATTtaagaaacacaagctggtgaATCCATCCAAGAAGCTCGAGGAACACATCTGCTCCCGtcatgatgaggtgatgaagatctTCTGTCATACTGATCAGAAGTGTATCTGTTATCTCTGCTTaatggatgaacataaaggccaTGAAGCAGTCCAAGTTGCAGCAGGAAGAGCTGAGAAGCAGAAGGAGCTTGAGGTAAAGCAAAGGAAAATCCAGCAAAGAATCCAGGATcgagagaaagatgtgaagctgcttcaacaggaggtggaggccatcaatgtctctgctgataaagcagtggaggacagtgagaagatcttcactgagctgatccgtctcctccagaaaagaaggtctgatgtgaagcagcagatcagatcccagcaggaaactgaagtgagtcgagtcaaagatgttcaggagaagctggagcaggagatcactgagctgaagaggaaagacgctgagctggagcagctctcacacacagaggatcacaaccagtttctccacAACTACCtctcactgccagcactcagtgagtctacacactcatccagcatcaagattcgtcctctgagacactttgaggacgtgacagcagctgtgtcagatgCAAAACGCGTTCTAGAAGGCGTATTgacagagataaaaacaaacatctcactgaCAGTGAGTAAAGTCGACGTTTTActgccagaaccagaaccaaagaccaGAGCTGACTTTCTAAAATACTCACAAGAAAtcactctggatccaaacacagcaaacaaattTCTGTTGTTATCGgatagaaacagaaaagtaaCACTAATGAAGCAACAGCAGCTTTATGAAGATCATCCAGAAAGATTCACTTATTTTTGTGAAGTCCTGAGcagagagagtctgactggacgttgttactgggaggttgaGTGGAAGGGGGGAGAGATTGAAGTTGCCATcacatacaaaaacatttccagagcAGGCACATCAGAAAAATGTGGATTTGGACTCAACGACAGATCCTGGGCTTTGCACTGTGACGCAAATAGTTACTCCTGTTCCTACAACAATGTTAAAACTCCAGTatcaggtccagtttcctccagagtaGGAGTGTACCTCAATTACAAATTGGGTGTTCTGTGTTTCTACAGCATCTCTAAGAAAatgactctcctccacagagtccagacaaCATTCACTCAGCCACTCTATGCTGGGCTTTGGCTTTTAGATTACGGAACCACAGCTGAGCTCATTAGAGTTAAATAG